TTATCAACATTACTGGGTTCTGATAGTTTATAATTAATTCTGTAAATCTATGAACGATGCAGACTGTCTGACAGCATATTGTTTTGGTTTGTATATCTATCTTGCAACACCCTTACTCTACTTGAACCATTCTATTTGATTGTCTTCATCAAGCTGTTTCCATAGGCAAAGCACAATAAAAAAAGTAATGTGCAATTTTTCTTCCAGATGGACTCTGAATAGCAAAAGATAGCGCATAGTAAGAAATCAATTAATAAAGATATTTAGGAAAGATTTGTcataatgtaaaaaaaacctctttgcaTTCTCCCTTATTCCTTCATAAATCAACAGTGTTCCATCTACAAATAACTCATAGGCAGTCACCTCTAATACAAGTACTTATATGTTTCCCTCATCTAGCATTTTGTTGACCCCATCACAAAGTTTCTGCAAATGGATTTTATAAGGTCCAAAGGGATTGTACAAGGCAGCCAAAAATTCACAATCAGAGAAGTGATCAAACACATTGTTGACGCGTCCATGTGACTTTGCAGTTAGGTGACGCTGAATGATTTCATGGAGCAGCTCTCTACATTCATTCAACAGTTTGGACAAAAAGTTCCTGTCAAACGTATAATCCACCTGATGGAAACTGACCACTGTCTTAGCCAGCTGATGAACCTTCTTCTTGAATTTCTCCATCAGTGCTATTTCATCCTGATTAAATTGGTTGTTCCTGTAGAGAATTGCCAATTTGAGGACTATTTTAATGAGGTTTTTGATTATCTTCtctgcttcttttttattttgtgtatatTCCTTTGTTACTCTGTAAAGCTCATCTAAAACATCACTGCTTGTATCATCGATCAAAGTAGTTGCTATTGATTTGGACACCATTTTCCCCAGGATCTTCTTCTGGGCCTGAATGGCCAGACTTTTGGAGTTGAAGACATCTGTGGccactagaaaaagaaaaaagtgtgcAGTCAGTACTTCCAAACAGACAGTCTCTGGGCAGCAAGTTCAGGAATATTTCTATACTTATACATTCACAATAATCTTACTAAGCACCACAAAGTACTGCAATGCTGTTGCAGGAAAAAACCTCATATTTAAATCCCTAAAActctctttcttttgttttatattatttCAGACAGTTTTACTTTTGAGAAAATACCAACTGAACTTGCTCAGAAATGGTTTAGAAGCTTTCTCTATATATGGATTGATGGAATTTCAAACTGAGGTAATAAAACTGCCCTATTCGATCAGAGGAGTCACAAATCTAATCTGATTATCACGTTCATAATGAAATCTAAACCCAGGATTATTTCAATGTCATGACAAATAACCACTGTGACTCAAAGATAATAATTCAGTGAAGCGACCAGTACAGCCTTTTCTTTCTTAGCATTTTACACCATCAGTGAATGCAGACACCACACATTAATTTTAAGATATCTATTTTATACATATCTGTAGATATCCATGCAGAAATacaaaaggaagacaaaaaaaacatTGTCAGCAAACAAGAGTGAGACTCTCTGGATGGATCTGAAGACACTGGttttcagaagaaaagcaagTACAGATTAACATTTCTATGTCCTATACTTTATGCACTAAAAGCAAGACATTTACTTTCTAGAGATTGTCATAAGAACTGTGAACACTAAGttttaaaagtatctttttGTGACCAATGAAGTAGATCCTACACCACATTTCCACTTCTAAAACTATGTTTGATTGCACAATACACCCAGTGACTTGTTTGTACTTTTgttcaaaacaacaaaaagttgTTGTTAAAAGACCCCAAACAAACCTTCAGAAACTTGACTTGTGAAATGTTATCATTTGTTCTGTTGTCAGCAACAATTTCTTGACACTCCCTTGACAGCACTCTCTCCATTAAGACACATGTGAGTTGGTATTTTCAAGTACAATTGTCTGGGAAATGGCTGCCTTTGTGCTGCAGCTCAGACAGGGAGAAGGAAGACTACATCTGATTACATTTACTGTACATATGAAAGGTTTGCTTAGCAAACACAgggactgaaaatatttttttttcttttaatgaaaacatCAACTCTGCAGATGTCAGGCAGTAAGTCCCTGAATTTGGAAAAGGTTTCCTCTTAACTGCTGGTATGTGGGCAGCTGGGTGTGTTCAGATGCAGGGCGCCTCAGGCGTTCCAACAAATAGAAGAAACTTGTCCTTCAGGACATGAAACacaaatctgtatttttaattcaaGAGTGTCTTTGAGAAACTTAATAACACGCTCTTTTTTATCATCCCATAAACCTTACAGCAGATTTGTTTGTTACAAGT
Above is a window of Lonchura striata isolate bLonStr1 chromosome Z, bLonStr1.mat, whole genome shotgun sequence DNA encoding:
- the TNFAIP8 gene encoding tumor necrosis factor alpha-induced protein 8 isoform X3, which gives rise to MVSKSIATTLIDDTSSDVLDELYRVTKEYTQNKKEAEKIIKNLIKIVLKLAILYRNNQFNQDEIALMEKFKKKVHQLAKTVVSFHQVDYTFDRNFLSKLLNECRELLHEIIQRHLTAKSHGRVNNVFDHFSDCEFLAALYNPFGPYKIHLQKLCDGVNKMLDEGNI
- the TNFAIP8 gene encoding tumor necrosis factor alpha-induced protein 8 isoform X1 translates to MSSEADEPKEVATDVFNSKSLAIQAQKKILGKMVSKSIATTLIDDTSSDVLDELYRVTKEYTQNKKEAEKIIKNLIKIVLKLAILYRNNQFNQDEIALMEKFKKKVHQLAKTVVSFHQVDYTFDRNFLSKLLNECRELLHEIIQRHLTAKSHGRVNNVFDHFSDCEFLAALYNPFGPYKIHLQKLCDGVNKMLDEGNI
- the TNFAIP8 gene encoding tumor necrosis factor alpha-induced protein 8 isoform X2, whose amino-acid sequence is MATDVFNSKSLAIQAQKKILGKMVSKSIATTLIDDTSSDVLDELYRVTKEYTQNKKEAEKIIKNLIKIVLKLAILYRNNQFNQDEIALMEKFKKKVHQLAKTVVSFHQVDYTFDRNFLSKLLNECRELLHEIIQRHLTAKSHGRVNNVFDHFSDCEFLAALYNPFGPYKIHLQKLCDGVNKMLDEGNI